From SAR202 cluster bacterium, the proteins below share one genomic window:
- a CDS encoding type II toxin-antitoxin system HicA family toxin, translating into MPRRYTPAEAIKIPRSLGFVEAGHVGDHKQFKKPEKGSGKVTVRMKKG; encoded by the coding sequence GTGCCGCGTAGATATACTCCTGCCGAGGCCATCAAAATCCCCAGATCCCTGGGATTCGTGGAAGCGGGCCACGTTGGAGACCATAAGCAGTTTAAGAAGCCCGAGAAGGGGAGCGGCAAGGTGACTGTGCGGATGAAGAAAGGCTAG
- a CDS encoding prohibitin family protein: MIPVKIALAVLGVIIFLALSIKVDAKGYQQGVKFRPIGVAVGGVILLILISVSTSIGQIEAGTRGVVLQFGAITGKTLNEGLYFIVPFVQSVEIMDVQTQAHTVPVNAASKDLQDVQTEVTLNYRLFPDQVDQVYRDLRRQYESRVINPAIQESVKAITAGYDAEQLITERANVKIAIEDALRTRLAKDGIEMITLSITNFAFSAAFSSAIEAKQVAAQRALEATNKLRQIEVEAQQVKAAAEGQRDARIAEAEGEKQSTILRAQGDSESIRLRSIAQSEANRVLSETLTDQLIRYTIAQDLTPGIQTIIIPAGQEFILGDAVLGRSGTNP, from the coding sequence ATGATACCCGTCAAGATCGCTCTCGCCGTCCTCGGCGTCATTATCTTCCTCGCCCTCTCCATCAAGGTAGACGCCAAGGGCTACCAGCAGGGCGTCAAGTTCCGCCCCATCGGTGTCGCCGTCGGAGGCGTCATCCTCCTCATCCTCATCTCCGTCAGCACATCCATAGGCCAGATAGAGGCAGGCACACGAGGCGTCGTTCTGCAATTCGGCGCCATCACGGGCAAAACGCTGAACGAAGGCCTCTATTTCATCGTCCCGTTCGTCCAGTCCGTCGAGATCATGGACGTCCAGACCCAGGCGCACACCGTCCCGGTCAACGCTGCCTCGAAGGACCTCCAGGACGTGCAGACCGAGGTCACCCTGAACTACCGCCTCTTCCCCGACCAGGTAGACCAGGTCTACAGGGACCTCCGCCGCCAGTACGAGTCCAGGGTCATAAACCCCGCCATCCAGGAGTCGGTCAAGGCCATCACCGCCGGCTACGACGCCGAGCAGCTCATCACAGAGCGGGCGAACGTCAAAATCGCTATCGAGGATGCCCTCCGCACACGCCTGGCCAAGGACGGCATCGAGATGATCACGCTCTCAATCACGAACTTCGCCTTCAGCGCTGCCTTCAGCTCCGCAATCGAAGCCAAGCAGGTCGCAGCCCAGCGCGCGCTCGAGGCCACAAACAAGCTCCGCCAGATTGAGGTCGAGGCGCAGCAGGTCAAGGCCGCCGCCGAAGGTCAGCGCGACGCCCGCATCGCCGAGGCCGAGGGCGAGAAGCAGTCCACCATCCTCCGCGCCCAGGGCGATTCCGAGTCCATCCGCCTGCGCTCAATCGCCCAGAGCGAGGCCAACCGCGTCCTCAGCGAGACGCTTACCGATCAGCTCATTCGCTACACGATAGCCCAGGACCTCACGCCCGGCATCCAGACCATCATCATCCCGGCCGGACAGGAGTTCATCCTCGGGGACGCCGTCCTGGGCCGGTCCGGGACGAACCCGTGA
- a CDS encoding MBL fold metallo-hydrolase, with product MSIAVASNVRKAILGTSVNNVYLITGKKAAVLFDSGWDEGDNIERVLAMWKDAGSPKIAAIVLSHKHRDHSGGALKLSQATGGKVYATAIDQALIAADQPEQRVDVNPKDGETIDIGGETIELIHTPGHTMGSLSAYHREQRILFAGDSIRTAAPFRWDKVNGSLPVHLETLKKLQKRDIALIGVGHGPEVTDPTAFIANELAILPARLGEK from the coding sequence ATGTCTATAGCCGTCGCGTCTAACGTACGCAAGGCCATCCTGGGCACGAGCGTCAACAACGTCTACCTCATAACAGGCAAGAAGGCGGCCGTGCTCTTCGATAGCGGGTGGGACGAGGGCGACAACATAGAGCGCGTCCTGGCGATGTGGAAAGATGCCGGCAGTCCGAAGATCGCCGCCATCGTCCTCTCCCACAAGCACCGCGACCACAGCGGCGGCGCGCTCAAGCTCTCCCAGGCCACCGGCGGGAAGGTCTACGCAACGGCCATCGACCAGGCGCTCATCGCCGCAGACCAGCCCGAGCAGCGCGTCGATGTGAACCCGAAGGACGGCGAGACGATCGACATCGGCGGCGAGACGATCGAGCTCATTCACACGCCCGGCCACACGATGGGCAGCCTGAGCGCCTACCACCGCGAGCAGCGCATCCTCTTCGCAGGCGACTCCATCCGCACCGCCGCGCCGTTCCGGTGGGACAAGGTCAACGGCAGCCTGCCCGTCCACCTGGAAACGCTCAAAAAGCTGCAGAAGCGGGACATCGCGCTCATAGGCGTCGGCCACGGCCCGGAGGTAACGGACCCCACCGCCTTTATCGCCAACGAGCTGGCCATCCTCCCCGCCCGCCTCGGGGAGAAGTAA
- a CDS encoding MBL fold metallo-hydrolase produces the protein MEFALGIYAIPVSDGANTVYIARGDNAAAIIDAGRKAADADTILDYWRGIGAPKVQALVLSHRHWDHIAGASKIVDVTGAEVLATAVEKPFIEAAETPVRVDRTERDGERISLGGATLEILETPGHTMGSLSVYHREHRVLFTGDTVLGSSPTAISPDQGDMSLYLDSLRRLADIDARTVAPGHGPLMRSPRINIQGLISHRLAREAQILDLLSAGHNTVDSLFYAIYAAEVDAAHVDLAKGQVRAHLLKLQRDGKAALHDGKWLAYAGRS, from the coding sequence ATGGAATTCGCCCTAGGCATCTACGCCATCCCCGTCAGCGACGGCGCAAACACCGTCTACATCGCCCGCGGTGACAACGCCGCGGCCATCATCGACGCCGGCCGCAAGGCTGCGGACGCGGACACCATCCTGGACTACTGGAGGGGCATCGGCGCGCCGAAGGTGCAGGCCCTGGTCCTGTCGCATCGCCACTGGGACCACATCGCCGGCGCAAGCAAGATCGTGGATGTCACGGGGGCCGAGGTGCTGGCCACCGCAGTTGAAAAGCCATTCATCGAGGCGGCGGAGACTCCCGTGCGCGTGGACAGGACGGAGCGCGACGGCGAACGCATTTCCCTGGGCGGCGCAACGCTGGAGATTCTTGAGACCCCCGGCCACACGATGGGCAGCCTCTCCGTCTACCACCGCGAGCACCGCGTCCTCTTCACCGGAGACACCGTCCTTGGCTCCAGCCCCACCGCCATCAGCCCGGACCAGGGCGACATGTCCCTCTACCTCGACTCCCTGCGCAGGTTGGCGGACATCGACGCGCGCACCGTTGCCCCCGGACACGGCCCCCTCATGCGCTCGCCGCGCATCAACATACAGGGCCTCATCTCCCACCGCCTGGCGCGGGAGGCACAGATACTGGACCTGCTCTCCGCCGGCCACAACACGGTGGACTCGCTCTTCTACGCCATCTACGCCGCCGAGGTGGACGCCGCCCACGTGGATCTGGCCAAAGGCCAGGTCCGCGCCCACCTGCTCAAGCTCCAGCGCGACGGCAAAGCCGCCCTCCACGACGGCAAATGGCTGGCGTACGCCGGGCGGAGTTAG